In the Manis javanica isolate MJ-LG chromosome 12, MJ_LKY, whole genome shotgun sequence genome, GAATTTCTTGGGTGTGATAACAGTATTGTGGTCATAAAGGACAATATCCTTATTCTTAGAATACTTTACCTATAAATATTTGAGGATATTTCATGATGTCTGCAATTTACTATCAAATGgttcaacaaaaaacaaagaagaaaagtcatACACATTGGGGCAGGAGGGTTGATTGTGTagcagaaaggaggaaagagaaaataaatggagTAAAAGGCATGTGGCGGATAAAATGCATGCCAATTAGTGTTCAGTTTCTCTGTAAGattaaaatctttcaaaataaaagttgggGAGGAGagcaaaagaaattgaaaagacatCTTTAAATTATTCAGGCGAAAGGGGAACAAAAGGTGTACAGACTTCCGGTTATAAAGTAAGTCCTGAGCATGGCAACTATTTAATAACACTGCACTGCATCCTGGAAGgttgctaagagtagatcttaaaagttctcatcacaagaaaaaatattttgtaactatATATGGTGACAAATGTTAACAAGAATTATTGTGGTGGTTATTTCACAATATgtaatacaaatatcaaattatgttgtacacccaaaactaatataatgtatgtcaactCTACCTCAATTAAAAGTAAGTAACTAGAAAAAATTATCCAGGAGTTGCTGTCCTGCCTAAGgcattccctttctttctctctttgcctctttTTACTCTAAATTCTCACTTCATTTTCTAGTCTCTTGGGATTGTGTTAATTCATATCAATTTACTTGTTCTTAATACCACTTATGATTTAGCAACTGGAAAACATAAGACAAAGATGAGGTGTTTCAAGTTTGTGGGTTATTATTCTTGTCCATTCTCTTCCTGCTCCCCACAATTGATGTTTTATCTTTGTTCTCAGAAAGCTTtgatgaaacaaaaaaatgtaagacAATCTTGGTACTAGAGAAAGCTGGAGGCAGGTCAGGGAAATTGGCCATGGACATCATCTAAACCTGTTAAAACAGACTAGGAATGAGTTAAAAAGTCTGCCTATTTACACTGCCCTCTCCTGCTGAGTCTTAGCTGTATCCCTGAACTTTTCAAAAGATGGCATTTCTGATCTGATCATGACCACTGGAAAAgcaattcatcattttaaaattctgccttTGCGTCACTTTACAAGCCTaagatttcccttttcttcagaTAGGTGAAAATGGTGATCCCAAAGCCTTCTTAATAGAGATTTCCTGGACAGAAACATATCCCCAGACACCTCCAGTTATATCTATGAATGCTTTTTTTAACAACACCATGTGAGtagtgtttcattttgttttaaaaaaaattttttttacactctcttttcctttctcttagcAATATATTTCTTGTGCATTGTAGATCATCAGCTGTAAAGCAGAGCATATTAGCCAGGTTACAGGAGGCAGTGGAAGTCAACCTCGGGACCGCCATGACTTACACTTTGTTTGAATATGCCAAGGACAATAAAGAGCAGTTCATGGAGAATCACCATCCCATTAATTCTGTGGTGAGCATGTGGTCAGTTCTCGCCatactttttgttgttttggttttactCTGCTAGTGATTAATTTGTactattattttagaaattggAAGACTTTGTATTAGATTTAAAATGAGAGTTAACATCTGAGTTAAATAAGAACAATGGATTTCAGATTTCTTAGTGtctatttaactttaaaaatcaaaccaTATTTAGATTTCATCCTTCATATAGGACTAGAATATTTCATGGGCCCACCAAAACAGATATTGTTGaaccaaatattttttcaaatttacttaATGTCTTCATAAAGCTCAGAGAGAGGATTTCTCCTGTAGAgctaaaatacatatgaaattacTTTCTCCATCAGGCTTATTTAGGTGTAAATAGTCTTGCCACAGTTTAGTTTGAGGGTGGTAGAGTTTAAGGAGAACTATTAAATTGGAAAAACAATTATTTGATTTCTAGAATCATTTTAGGAAATAATTATCTTTCAACACCTGCACCAAGCCATGCGCTAAGGCTGTCAGCACTCAGTATCAGTTGAGTTTTGTCTTGTGAACCAAGCTGTACGCTGTTGGACGCAAAGGCTCTGTCATCTGCCTGGGCAGTTCTGGCTTCCACGTTCCTGAGAGGACACAGCCAAACACTGGGAGGCAGCGGGAGAAACAGCGGAGGGTGGTAGCGGAGCTCCTGGACTATGGGCCACACTGCCCGGCCCTGATAATCCTCCCTGGGCTGCTTCctttgtgactttgagcaagtttcttaattttgctgtgctcagtttcttcatccgtAAAATGGGGATTCTAATAGTGTCTATCTCACAAGATTGTAGTAATGCTCAAATAAGTAACATATGTCCAACATTCAGAGCAAAGCCTGGCcccttttaaattttatctgtCATAAACTCAGTCTGCATGAACCCAAATCAAAATACTTTCCTTCATTCAtgaagatgtccatttcttcagGGAACCAGGATGTCTTAGGTGGGCACATGGGATTTTTCTGAAGACatatttaaatttccaaataataGCAAATTAACTGAATTGTAAAATTACCTTAGAACTTCAAAGCTTCAACATAATGCTGGTACCAGATCTTCTTTCTCAGAGACCTGGTTATAACAAATTAATATTGTGTCCTTTGACTGAAACCAATGTGCTGATGTAGCAAATGAACATAATAATATTGGATTCTTTTACTTCACAAGTCTAAAGATTATCAACTCATTTCAGGATGTAGCcatatttaatgtaattcagTAGGTTTTAAGGCATGAGtttaggaatcttttttttttcctagacacCCATAAGCAATATCATCTCTGTTGAAACTCCTAATAGAGCCCCATCaagtaagaaaaaagacaagaaagaacaactTTCAAAAGCCCAGAAACGTAAGCTGGCAGACAAAACAGgtttgtgttgattttttttttaataacacagATAAATGGGTTGCATTTTACTGAGATATGGGTGCTTAATAAGTTTATTTCAATTCAGGAGATTAGTGCTCTATTCTTTATTCTGGGAACATTTGGATCACAGACTGTCTTACCTCACAGATGTGTTCTGAAAGTATTTACTACTTCTTTACCACAAGAGAGAGAACCATTGGATAAGATGGTAACTGAGTGGCAAAATAACTATAAATGAGTCATGAGATTGAGAAACATTAGAATAGTGTATATACACAAGTGTATCCTACTTGTGTCCTTTGTGACATGTTTGGAATTTTCCTATTTGATTATCTCAATGAGAGATAATGTgtattattgaaatattttttcaattttacctTAGAAAGCAGTCGAATTGTACAAGTGCATGAAACTAATAAATTGATTAGCTTTTCTTCCTGGCATTACCGGCTCACCTccaatattttttccttaatacACGGTTTTGTCTTGAATGAAAATAGGGTAAATGTGAAAACAGGGTACACCTGAAATACTCCACGTGTCCCCAGGGGAACAGTGCTTTCAACTCACGATAATGATTTTCTGACTTAATAactgtgatttaaaattttactattgTGTGGAATAGTAATAAAATCTTATACAGACTGCTCTTAGAAACACTGTTTTTATCCTCTAGATCATAAAGGAGAACTTCCTCGAGGATGGAACTGGGTTGATGTGGTAaaggtatatatttatattctggtCTTCAGAAACTTGTTATAATTATTGCCATCAATTAATCAAATTTATATCTCCCATTTTCTCCCCCTCAACCTTTGGATTTCACTGGATATCTATTTTTTACATTCAGCATGTAAGTATTTTTGAAATATCCTTCACATTCTTGTCTTTCTTATATCCTCAGTTTTAGatctttttaaataatggaaaatcTATAGAAGTTATCATACTTCTATAAAGCATAACTGTTAACATATGTTAAGTCTTAAAAATGGACATACTTAAATATGACTAAAAATTAGCAAtcatttgaaactgaaaaaacaagTCACAGAAAAGAATTGCTTTGATTTCTtagtagaaattatttttttaaggcaaaCCCTAGATGTAGTTCTCTACAGTGCCAACAAAGATTTCCTGGTTTCATTGCTTAAAattgttttccatttaaaatttttttgccaacttctctcaatattcttgcattatttgtagttttaaatatattaaacagaTACTTAATACAGTAAGTCTATTCTCTTTGTAAGACTTGATGAAATGAGTTTTACATGCCAATTAGTGCCACTATTCTAGTGAGAAGTAGTTAATATGATCCAAGGCTAGTCAGAGATTAGGATTTTAGTGAGGACTTACAAATATGGGTAATTTACAAGCAGTATattcttaaagtttattttaaaatcagctgtTTGGGCCATGAGATACCTTTTCTATAGAAactgtttaaaatattctttgtgCTTCTAGAATCTAGTACAATAATATTACTTGGCAATAGGGAGCCATGAGCCGCAATTGCAGTTAGGATAAAGGAAGACAGTATGTATTCTCACCTTCCTGGGCAAGATGTCCGTATTCAAGATGTCCGTGTGGGTGGGGCTTCTCTGGCGGGCTGTCATTCACTCAGGCCCCCCGTGCAGAGGCTAGGTGGTCACTTCATGTTGCCCCTGGGGTACTCATGTGTATCTCACCAGCCCAGTCTGTTCCCTCCTTAAAACGCTCCGTGCTGCAGAATGAGCTGTTCCCTAAAGCACAATGAGGACGCGTCTTTTCAGGGCAGCAGGTTGCAGTTGACGGAAGGAAGCGACATGGGTCACCTCTGGGAGACAGCGCCCCTCCCCGagatgcagaagcttttttgtttttaggagAGTTCTTGTTAATATAAGTTAGAATTTCAACCtataaaaggaagtaaaattgAAACAATCCAGTCATCTTGGGAGATAGGATAAGATGTTTTTAAGGAAGTTACCGCCTAGAGAATGTTTGGAGTCCAAATCCATTACCCTAAGCTACTGGTTTCCAGTGTGGTCTTTGGACTCCCGGGAAGACCTCAAGGCCCTCTCAGGGGGTCTGCCAGGAATATAGTATTTGCATCGTAATACTAAGGTGTTGTTTGCCTCTTTCACTGTTCTCTCACACGTGTACTGTGGTGTTTGCCGCAAGTGTGATGATGCCATTGTTAATACTCTTCTAAGAGAATGTGTGCTTTTATATTCTTGGGTTTTCCAGAATTTTATAAGGTACCAAGTAGGTTTAGGATCTAAGTACATGCATTTTTATATTAACTCCGTTTGTTTTTAGTATTTGCACTGTGTTCTTGTTAGCTGTCTTCCACCTGCCTTAGTGTAGAAGCAGATTTGTAAAAACCCAGCTGTCTTGTATTGAGCTAGATAAtagatttgcaaaaatataaaatatcactaCTCTTCACATTAAGTTTTGTTTGAGAAAATGTGGTTTtcgtttttaaaatgttatcatttaaagGATTCATTGTTATGTTTACATGAActaaatttctcagttttaatttccaaTACAGTAGATATAAcctacacttttttaaaaaaagttcctAAGGAGGCTGCTCCCTCCccgggggcagccattttctctttcagataataaaatctcctgcgtgggaaaaaaaataaaagttcctaAGGATCCTCAATGTTTAAAAATAGGAAGAGGTCCTCCGGCCAAGATGTTTGAGAGAATTGCTACCCTTTCAGTGTCTCCTTTTCAAAACAGCTTCCGCCATTCTCTGTGGTTCCTGTGGTTTGGGTTTGATGGGGATTTCTTAGTGGCTGGGTCTTTATGCTGGTCAGAATTGCCTCCATattctttggggatttttatccttcccccagccctcccctcccagtttgccaactcctgttGTAGGTTAAAAACTGCAACTTAAGATTTTCATCACATTTTCAAAACCGGTTATGATGATAAATCTTGTGTacttttttacaatttaaaaaactttttaaagaattttttataatagaaaacaaaaacagaagaatatcattcattttataaatggcatCTTTTATATACTCTTGTCCTGatttatttcttggaaaactttcagtaatttttccctctttttctgttaaggttgaatttttaaagaatccTGTGTAAAGTAGCTGAGCCTGAAGCTAAAGAGTAGTTACGTAGGGGAAAACTGTAGGTGGTGGAAATTACTTGAACCTTCTTGCCTGTTGTTATATTAACTATAAACGTTTACATTTGATATCAAGTGGAAATAATGAACTGAAATAATACGACagcttaaacattttaaatatttcttttctgttttttatagtTAAGCAAAACTGGCTCAAAAGATGATGAATAGTGCTTGGAGTTTGAGACAAGGCGAGAACATCCTTCAAAAAGTAACCTGGTTCAAAATCTTTCATTACTTTCTTCTATTGAGGTAGCATTttataaaacagatttttttttgtatgtttcttaCATAAAAAACATTTGAAGCTGAAAGTTCATTAAGAGATCTGGtcgtattaaattatttttacaaacttGCCTTAATAAAAGGTGAAAATGTTACTGTTCAGTATACTTTATGAAGCAGTTGAACTTTATAAATGGACAAACATTGAGAATAATAAATAATCAGTGTTAATTTATATGACCTTATTCTAGTGGCTGTGATATTTTCTTAAAGGAGTGTGAAGCCCATTTCAAGCGCCTACCCCAGTGGAGCAGAACACTGGGTGAACGATTATTCCATGCCGTGATCCATATCAATAGGCTTCTCATCTTAGTAAAAgtttcaccttttctttctcttaattgcTGAAGTATAAATTGTTtcagagaaatttaaatattGGTATTTGGATTTTACATATAATattctttttagtttatttttcaagGGTGAACTTCTTAATAAATGAGTATCTGTTTATACTTTTCTCTTGGTTTGGGTCACAATGTTTATCAGGAGCTTTGAATGGTATGTGGAATAGGAGAATGTAAGACCAAATCTGCCAAATACATTAGAAAGCATTTTTATAGAAGTGCTGGTTCCCATTTCTCTCTTCTGCATATACCAGGATGGGAGTAAAAGATGCcttaatgtttaatttttgtattgTTGTGACAGTGGTTTTAATAAATTCCTATTTATCCACTGTTGTCTCTTTTTAGTTGTTTGGTACCTGAGGTCTTCTTCTAAATGGCTTAATATTAAAACCACATTTCAAATCTTGTTTCTTTTCATGTACCAAATGTGTTTCTCAGCCTGAATATCTTTGTAATAATAGACATAAAGGTCTTTCAAGTACTGAGTGGTAGTacatgcttgattttttttttaaacattgataAGGGAAGCTATTAGTATTGTTTTACCAGAAAGTTATTGATGTGTATGTGCAAGTGACAGTGATTCTGTATATGCTGCCCAGCTTTAAAAACACTTAGAACTACtactgctgtgtgtgtgtctggaagGCAGATGCTGGTTTCTTGAGTCAGACCTCGGCAGTGATGGGCTGaggttttaaagaataattaattttGAAAGCAGTTTCCTTAGCATAAGAGCAATGTAAGTTTATCCACGGTTTTTACTGGGTTAACATTGGCTTCAGTAATCGTTTGAATTATAAAGTAAGTTATAGTTATGGTGAAGAAGTTTAATCTCATTCAAAAGCTGAACTACGTTTGACTTCTTGAATTAATGTGGTAGAAACATGAAAATTTAGAACCACTGGAATATGCCAACTTTGGGGATTGGGTGTGTAGTTTCTGTTGTGTTGAtttgtttgcctggttttgttaaaTCGCTACATCTGTtagtggaaaaaaataactttgttttGTTCTGAAGATTCCGAAATTGTTCAGGCTATTGTGATTCATAGATTACAAAGAATAATGCTAGTTCAATGCCAATGAActgttttcactttttatatcaaatgtacaaatattgGGGGGTGATGGCAGTGGTGCCTCTTACGACTTATGTAAAACACTTGAACAATCTCATCTATATTGCCATCATCTGTTTAATACTCCCAGTATATTTTCTCAGTCTGTTTACTTAAAATTGTATGGAATGACATATTAATAAGCAATAAAATCTGACTTGCACACAGTGATCTTTCTGCATGATTTCAAAGTGCTTGAGAGGGAATTGTTGATTTTATGAATCTGCATAGACTTAAGGCACAAGATGTGCCCTCCTATTAGGAATTGTTCAAAATGTtggattaaaaatatttaaactgagCTGACAAGAAGGTAAGGAATACCCAAGATctaaaaaatggaatga is a window encoding:
- the RWDD4 gene encoding RWD domain-containing protein 4 codes for the protein MSANEDQEMELEALRSIYEGDESFRELSPVSFQYRIGENGDPKAFLIEISWTETYPQTPPVISMNAFFNNTISSAVKQSILARLQEAVEVNLGTAMTYTLFEYAKDNKEQFMENHHPINSVTPISNIISVETPNRAPSSKKKDKKEQLSKAQKRKLADKTDHKGELPRGWNWVDVVKLSKTGSKDDE